The following coding sequences are from one Triticum dicoccoides isolate Atlit2015 ecotype Zavitan chromosome 4A, WEW_v2.0, whole genome shotgun sequence window:
- the LOC119285958 gene encoding vacuolar protein sorting-associated protein 26A-like, whose protein sequence is MNYIIGAFKPPCDIFVTFSDERSRKQVAVKKDNGKTTMVPAFQSLETIAGEVSIAPVPGKRIEHMGVKIELLGQIELYFDRGNFYDFTSLVRELDVPGEIYERKTYPFEFSTVEMPYESYNGTNVRLRYILKVTIGRNYVGNIVESRDFCVRNYSPLPSINNSIKMEVGIEDCLHIEFEYSKSKYHLKDVIVGKIYFLLVRIKIKNMELEIRRRESTGSGPNTYVETETLAKFELMDGAPVRGESIPVRLFLTPYELTPTYRNINNKFSVKYYLNLVLVDEEDRRYFKQQEINMFRLDETPQPS, encoded by the exons ATG AATTACATCATCGGCGCCTTCAAGCCGCCCTGCGACATCTTCGTGACCTTTTCCGATGAGAGGAGCCGGAAGCAG GTTGCAGTCAAGAAGGATAATGGAAAGACAACCATGGTGCCGGCGTTCCAGAGCCTGGAGACCATAGCCGGAGAG GTATCAATAGCGCCTGTTCCTGGTAAAAGGATTGAGCACATGGGTGTTAAGATTGAGCTGCTTGGACAGATAG AGTTGTATTTCGACAGAGGCAACTTCTATGACTTCACTTCACTGG TGCGTGAGTTAGATGTTCCTGGtgaaatatatgaaagaaagacATATCCATTTGAGTTCTCTACTGTTGAAATGCCATATGAGTCATACAATGGAACAAATGTCAGACTGAG GTACATCCTGAAAGTGACTATTGGTAGAAACTATGTTGGTAATATTGTGGAATCTCGGGATTTCTGT GTAAGGAACTATTCTCCTCTTCCTTCAATCAATAACAGCATCAAG ATGGAAGTTGGAATTGAAGATTGCCTGCATATTGAGTTTGAGTACAGCAAAAGCAA GTACCATCTCAAGGATGTCATTGTAGGAAAGATCTATTTTCTTCTAGTCAGAATAAAGATAAAAAACATGGAGCTTGAGATTCGCCGCCGGGAATCAACAGGATCAGGTCCTAACACATATGTTGAGACTGAGACACTTGCTAAATTTGAGCTGATGGATGGTGCCCCAGTCAGAG GAGAGTCTATTCCTGTAAGGCTATTCTTGACTCCATACGAGCTAACCCCGACTTACCGCAACATAAACAACAAGTTCAGTGTCAAGTACTACCTCAACCTGGTCCTTGTGGACGAGGAAGACCGGAGATACTTCAAGCAGCAAGAGATAAACATGTTCCGCCTTGACGAAACTCCACAGCCTTCATAA